A window of Sebastes umbrosus isolate fSebUmb1 chromosome 3, fSebUmb1.pri, whole genome shotgun sequence contains these coding sequences:
- the tmem184c gene encoding transmembrane protein 184C has product MPACSCGNWRRWIRPLVVVLYILLLLVVLPLCIWELQKSKVATHNKAWFIAGIFVFMTIPISLWGILQHLVHYTQPELQKPIIRILWMVPIYSLDSWIALKYPSIAIYVDTCRECYEAYVIYNFMTFLLNYLENQYPSLVSMLEAQEQQKHLPPLCCCPPWPMGEVLLLRCKLGVLQYTVVRPVTTVIALICQLCGVYDEGNFSSTNAWTYLVIFNNMSQLFAMYCLVLFYRALRDELGPIKPVGKFLCVKMVVFVSFWQAVFIALLVKVGIISEKRTWDWQSVEAVATGLQDFIICVEMFLAAIAHHYSFTYKPYIQEAEEVSCFDSFMAMWDMSDVRADISEQVRNVGRTVMGRPRKAYSGEAQNDGERSGLLSSASHDAITEAAANPVSPNGQYQGLGRTPTPHSVSAPAGLSSVPWDEGYEAGLEESQEAEKTNQTKEPTEADLIVIT; this is encoded by the exons ATGCCTGCTTGTTCCTGTGGCAACTGGAGGAGATGGATCCGGCCGCTGGTCGTGGTGCTCTACATCTTACTGCTGTTAGTCGTGCTGCCTCTGTGCATCTGGGAGCTGCAGAAGTCAAAG GTTGCCACTCATAATAAAGCATGGTTCATCGCTGGGATATTTGTCTTCATGACCATACCCATATCATTATGGGGCATCCTCCAGCATCTGGTTCACTACACTCAGCCAGAGCTTCAGAAACCTATCATCAG GATATTATGGATGGTCCCAATCTACAGCTTGGACAGT TGGATTGCATTAAAATACCCCAGTATAGCAATTTATGTGGACACATGCAGAGAATGCTACGAGGCCTATGTCATCTACAACTTCATGACCTTCCTGCTGAACTACCTGGAGAATCAGTACCCGAGCCTGGTGTCGATGCTGGAGGCCcaggagcagcagaaacaccTGCCCCCTCTTTGCTGCTGCCCGCCCTGGCCAATGGGAGA GGTTTTACTGTTGAGATGCAAACTGGGAGTGTTGCAGTACACCGTTGTAAGACCCGTCACAACTGTGATTGCCTT GATCTGTCAGCTGTGTGGAGTGTATGATGAAGGCAATTTTAGTTCAACAAATGCATGGACGTACCTGGTCATCTTCAACAATATGTCACAGCTG TTTGCCATGTACTGCCTGGTGCTGTTCTACAGGGCTCTGAGAGACGAACTCGGTCCAATCAAGCCAGTGGGCAAATTCCTATGCGTCAAAATGGTGGTGTTCGTCTCTTTCTG GCAAGCTGTGTTCATTGCTTTGCTGGTGAAAGTGGGCATTATCTCAGAGAAACGTACATGGGACTGGCAGAGTGTGGAGGCTGTAGCCACTGGCTTACAG GATTTCATCATCTGTGTGGAGATGTTCCTGGCAGCCATCGCCCATCACTACAGCTTCACCTACAAGCCTTACATCCAGGAGGCTGAGGAGGTTTCTTGCTTTGACTCTTTCATGGCGATGTGGGACATGTCTGATGTCAGAGCAGACATTTCTGAACAAGTCCGCAATGTTG GGAGAACAGTTATGGGTCGTCCAAGGAAGGCCTACTCCGGTGAGGCGCAGAATGACGGTGAGCGATCTGGCCTGCTCTCTTCGGCCTCCCATGATGCCATCACAGAGGCGGCAGCCAACCCTGTGTCGCCCAACGGTCAGTACCAAGGCCTAGGCAGAACCCCCACACCGCACTCTGTGTCAGCGCCCGCTGGGCTCAGCTCGGTCCCTTGGGATGAAGGATATGAGGCTGGACTTGAAGAAAGCCAGGAAGCGGAAAAGACCAACCAAACCAAAGAGCCAACAGAAGCAGATCTCATCGTGATCACCTAA